The Cottoperca gobio chromosome 6, fCotGob3.1, whole genome shotgun sequence genome has a segment encoding these proteins:
- the ptpn5 gene encoding tyrosine-protein phosphatase non-receptor type 5 yields MTRRLSSSTRSHTEDSIFLRPEEDPVWLDEPTKTDRKGDGAPQKDVLRKCKDGPAEGQRPQADEMLLHKVYALVIEIHCWAAVFALSQVTGYTVFFVLEGNGLLSSIYKALHVIDFYLGFIIPCHPIFGMDSIVMMREVVNTDERNWIVYGTAGIGLAICVIMVIHMVCNWRYRTRLWSSETVSRDSGDRRQSVSRQPSFTLSEWTDAQEDLMDMDPEPQTPVFEMGTETRTEGDAATLLVTPVGLQERRGSNVSLTLDMCTPGCTEPYGYGGQLSPRDQTAKEYLRQGTNTLTPAMLHTRAMDDQSLQAEFYETPMNFVDPKEYNYPGLVRKNRYKTILPNKHSRVILKSQDEEDFLTTYINANYLKGYGDEDEECAYIATQGPTVNTVGDFWRMVWQERSPIIVMITNLEEKNEKCAEYWPEDTVTHEGIKITVVTVTQEDDYSLRVFTLKCGGEERSLQQYWYTSWPDQKTPDKAPPLLELVQEVERAREEAPPSSGPIIVHCSAGIGRTGCFIATSILCKQLRTEGAVDILRTTCQLRLDRGGMIQTCEQYQFVHHVLSLFEKQLPHTAEE; encoded by the exons ATGACCCGCCGGCTGAGCAGCTCCACCCGTTCCCACACAGAGGACTCCATCTTTCTGAGGCCCGAAGAAGACCCCGTCTGGCTGGATGAGCCCACAAAGACTGATAGAAAGGGCGACGGAGCCCCTCAAAAAGATGTGCTGCGAAAATGCAAAGATGGACCTGCAGAGGGCCAAAGACCGCAGGCAGACGAAATGTTATTGCATAAGGTGTACGCGCTGGTGATTGAGATCCACTGCTGGGCTGCAGTGTTTGCCCTCTCCCAAGTCACG GGGTAcactgtgttttttgtgttggaAGGAAACGGACTTCTCTCTTCCATCTACAAAGCACTGCATGTCATCGACTTCTACCTTGGCTTCATCATTCCCTGCCACCCAATTTTTGGAATGGAC TCCATAGTGATGATGAGGGAGGTGGTAAACACCGATGAGCGCAACTGGATTGTGTATGGTACTGCAGGCATCGGTTTAGCCATCTGTGTAATaatg GTCATTCACATGGTGTGTAACTGGCGTTACCGCACTAGATTGTGGTCGTCTGAAACAGTGTCGCGGGACAGTGGTGACCGCCGTCAGTCTGTGAGTCGCCAGCCCTCCTTCACCCTGTCAGAGTGGACAGACGCTCAGGAGGATCTGATGGACATGGACCCTGAGCCCCAGACGCCGGTCTTTGAAATGGGCACTGAAACCAGAACAGAGGGAGACGCCGCCACCCTCCTTGTCACACCAGTGGGGCTTCAGGAGAG GAGGGGGTCCAACGTTTCCCTGACCTTGGACATGTGTACACCAGGCTGCACTGAACCCTACGGCTACGGAGGCCAGCTCTCCCCCAGAGACCAGACGGCCAAGGAGTACCTCCGACAGGGAACAAACACTCTGACCCCTGCAATGCTACACACTCGGGCCATGGATGACCAGAGCCTGCAGGCTGAGTTTTAT GAAACTCCCATGAACTTTGTGGACCCTAAGGAGTACAACTACCCAGGGCTGGTGAGAAAGAACCGCTACAAGACCATCTTACCCA ACAAGCACAGCAGAGTGATCTTGAAGTCGCAGGATGAAGAAGATTTTCTAACTACTTACATCAATGCTAATTATCTCAAA ggTTATGGGGATGAAGATGAGGAGTGTGCATACATTGCCACCCAGGGTCCCACCGTGAACACAGTGGGGGACTTCTGGAGGATGGTGTGGCAGGAAAGAAGCCCAATCATAGTGATGATCACCAACCTGGAGGAGAAAAACGAG aaatgtgcagagTACTGGCCCGAGGACACTGTGACCCATGAGGGCATTAAGATCACCGTCGTTACGGTAACCCAGGAGGATGACTACAGTCTGAGGGTGTTTACGTTGAAG TGTGGGGGGGAGGAGCGCAGTCTGCAGCAGTACTGGTACACCTCGTGGCCTGATCAGAAGACTCCAGACAAGGCTCCACCTCTTCTGGAACTGGTGCAGGAAGTGGAAAGGGCCCGAGAGGAAGCCCCGCCCTCCAGTGGCCCTATAATTGTCCACTGCAG TGCTGGAATTGGTCGAACTGGCTGCTTCATCGCCACCTCCATCCTGTGCAAGCAGCTGAGGACTGAGGGTGCGGTTGACATCCTGAGAACCACCTGCCAGCTCCGTCTGGACAG GGGTGGGATGATCCAGACGTGCGAGCAGTACCAGTTTGTGCATCACGTCCTCAGCCTGTTCGAGAAGCAGCTGCCCCACACTGCTGAGGAGTAG